A DNA window from bacterium contains the following coding sequences:
- a CDS encoding glycosyltransferase family 2 protein yields the protein MTVAQRSPRRHQAATTTAVEVSIVMPCLNEAETLAACIHKAQRAIEKDGLAAEIIVADNGSTDGSQVVARELGVRVVDVAGKGYGSALIGGIDAARGRLVIMGDADDSYDFTAIGPLIDKLREGFDLVVGNRFLGGIEPGAMPWSHRWVGNPVLTLISRLFFHAPVGDTHCGLRGFRLDAYEKMRLRATGMEFASEMVIKASLKGMRIAEVPVTLRPDGRSRPPHLRTWRDGWRHLRFMLLFSPRWLFLYPGLALFAIGIGLSALLVAGPLRVGSVRLDIHTLLVAGFFALLGYQLVLFAVFTKIFAIRAGFHPPYPPLQSVSRYVTLEVGLGAGALMAIVGLVALVVAVASWGAVGFGSLNPSLTMREVIPALVLLALGTQTVFASFLISILSIDRD from the coding sequence ATGACGGTCGCACAGCGTTCACCCAGGCGCCATCAGGCCGCGACCACGACGGCGGTCGAGGTTTCGATCGTCATGCCCTGCCTCAACGAGGCCGAGACGCTTGCCGCCTGCATCCACAAGGCGCAGCGGGCGATCGAGAAAGACGGGCTCGCGGCGGAGATCATCGTCGCCGACAACGGCAGCACCGATGGATCGCAGGTCGTCGCGAGGGAGCTTGGGGTTCGCGTGGTCGACGTCGCCGGGAAGGGCTATGGCAGCGCGCTGATCGGCGGCATCGACGCTGCTCGAGGCCGGTTGGTCATCATGGGCGACGCCGACGACAGCTACGACTTCACGGCCATCGGGCCGCTGATCGACAAGCTGCGCGAAGGGTTTGACCTGGTGGTCGGCAATCGCTTCCTGGGCGGTATCGAGCCGGGCGCCATGCCCTGGTCGCATCGCTGGGTCGGCAATCCGGTGCTCACCCTGATCAGCCGGCTGTTCTTCCACGCGCCGGTCGGCGACACGCACTGCGGTCTCCGGGGATTTCGCCTGGACGCTTACGAGAAGATGCGGCTGCGGGCGACCGGGATGGAGTTCGCCAGCGAGATGGTGATCAAAGCTTCGCTGAAGGGCATGCGGATCGCCGAGGTGCCGGTGACGCTGCGGCCCGACGGCCGCTCGCGCCCGCCGCATCTGCGCACCTGGCGCGATGGCTGGCGGCATCTGCGCTTCATGCTTCTGTTCAGCCCGCGGTGGCTGTTCCTCTATCCGGGCCTTGCGCTCTTCGCCATCGGTATCGGCCTGTCAGCGCTCCTGGTCGCGGGTCCGCTGCGAGTCGGCAGTGTGCGGCTCGACATCCACACGTTGCTCGTGGCCGGCTTTTTCGCCCTGCTCGGCTATCAGCTGGTGCTCTTCGCCGTCTTCACCAAGATCTTTGCCATCCGGGCCGGCTTCCACCCGCCCTACCCGCCGCTGCAGAGCGTGTCTCGCTACGTGACGCTCGAGGTCGGGCTCGGCGCCGGCGCGCTGATGGCGATCGTCGGCCTGGTCGCGCTCGTCGTGGCGGTCGCGAGCTGGGGCGCGGTCGGCTTCGGCAGCCTCAACCCGTCGCTGACGATGCGAGAGGTGATCCCCGCTCTGGTCCTACTGGCGCTGGGGACTCAAACCGTCTTCGCCAGCTTCCTGATCAGTATTCTCTCGATCGATCGCGACTAA
- a CDS encoding heme-binding protein, protein MRDLAQAMPLSFDDAQEAIERAHAKAAALGVKVTAVVVDEGGFLVALGRMDGAVPLSPQIAEAKAVGAAMFQRDGGWLAQTAQDRPGFFHAVDRLVRTPLIPGPGSVTIQREGKVVGAIGVSGARPEQDLECAEAGALST, encoded by the coding sequence ATGCGAGACTTAGCCCAAGCCATGCCTCTGAGTTTCGACGACGCGCAAGAGGCCATCGAAAGAGCGCATGCGAAGGCGGCCGCCCTCGGCGTCAAGGTGACGGCGGTGGTCGTTGACGAAGGCGGGTTTCTCGTCGCCCTGGGCCGGATGGACGGCGCGGTGCCGCTGTCACCGCAGATCGCGGAGGCGAAGGCTGTCGGCGCGGCGATGTTCCAGCGCGATGGCGGCTGGCTGGCGCAGACCGCTCAGGACCGCCCGGGATTTTTCCACGCGGTCGACCGCCTGGTCCGAACGCCTTTGATCCCAGGACCGGGATCCGTGACGATCCAGCGCGAGGGCAAGGTCGTGGGGGCGATCGGAGTCAGCGGTGCCCGTCCCGAGCAAGACCTGGAATGCGCCGAAGCGGGAGCCCTCTCAACCTAG
- a CDS encoding tungsten formylmethanofuran dehydrogenase, which translates to MKTKGSTFKPEWRFQEPVAWRDTDLDEKTLKEWFNYILLGRQVDYRFQVLNRQGRAPFIISCAGHEAAQIGVGWPLKPKYDWISPYYRDVVLNMRMGMTALDLMLSVLAKASDPASGGKQTPGHFSDTRLNIISGGSPVATQMVHAAGAAYALKMDGTDKVVMTCYGEGSGSEGDTHEAFNFAAVYKLPEIFVCQNNGFAISTPFRKEYALDHVAQRAAGYGFPGVTVDGRDPVTCYVVASEAVARARAGHGPTLIECLVDRLGAHSSEDDQRRYRTQEEIDQLAQNDCLEQFKKRLLEEGVLTAKEIGEYEERVKEEVAKATRDGMQSPDPAPEDALTHVYGLDVPEAIEPAAGIETEDMNMVAALRSALTEEMERDDRVMVLGEDVGQKGGVFLVTDGLRKRFGEARVIDTPLAESSIAGVALGLAIAGKRPVAEMQFTDFTHMAFNQITNEIAKFRYRSNGDWSVPMVVRAPMGGHAHGALYHSQSIEARFATPGLKIVIPSSPYEAKGLLLAAMRDPDPVLFFEHKRLYRMFKEAVPKGEYLIPLQVARTVREGSDISVFCYGLMVHYALEAAKNLEADGVSVEIVDLRTVYPLDKDAIIASARKTGKCLVLYEDNFSVSIGSEIAALIADQAWGWLDAPVKRFGGLDVPSMPYAAPMEEFFMPNPEKITQALRELAAF; encoded by the coding sequence GTGAAGACGAAGGGCTCGACGTTCAAGCCTGAGTGGCGCTTCCAGGAGCCGGTGGCATGGCGTGACACGGACCTCGACGAGAAGACCCTCAAGGAATGGTTCAACTACATCCTGCTGGGCCGGCAGGTCGACTACCGCTTCCAGGTTCTGAACCGCCAGGGACGGGCGCCGTTCATCATCTCGTGCGCGGGTCATGAGGCGGCGCAGATCGGTGTCGGCTGGCCGCTGAAGCCCAAGTACGACTGGATCTCTCCTTACTACCGCGACGTCGTGCTCAACATGCGCATGGGCATGACAGCGCTCGACCTGATGCTGTCGGTGCTGGCCAAAGCCTCCGACCCGGCGTCCGGCGGTAAGCAGACACCCGGGCACTTCTCCGACACCCGGCTCAACATCATCTCCGGCGGTTCGCCGGTGGCGACGCAGATGGTGCATGCGGCCGGTGCCGCCTACGCGCTCAAGATGGACGGCACCGACAAGGTCGTCATGACCTGCTACGGCGAGGGCTCCGGCTCCGAGGGCGACACCCACGAGGCCTTCAACTTCGCCGCCGTCTACAAGCTGCCTGAGATCTTCGTCTGCCAGAACAACGGCTTCGCGATCTCGACCCCGTTCCGCAAGGAGTACGCGCTCGACCACGTGGCGCAGCGCGCCGCCGGCTACGGATTTCCCGGTGTCACGGTTGACGGCCGCGACCCGGTCACGTGCTACGTCGTCGCCTCGGAAGCCGTCGCCCGGGCCCGCGCCGGCCACGGCCCGACGCTCATCGAATGCCTGGTCGACCGCCTGGGCGCGCACTCGTCGGAGGACGATCAGCGGCGCTACCGCACGCAGGAGGAGATCGACCAGCTCGCGCAGAACGACTGCCTGGAGCAGTTCAAGAAGCGGCTGCTCGAAGAGGGCGTGCTGACCGCCAAGGAGATCGGCGAGTACGAAGAGCGGGTCAAGGAAGAGGTCGCCAAGGCGACCCGCGACGGCATGCAGTCGCCGGACCCGGCCCCCGAGGACGCTCTGACGCACGTCTACGGGCTCGACGTGCCCGAGGCGATCGAACCCGCGGCCGGAATCGAGACCGAGGACATGAACATGGTCGCGGCTCTGCGCTCGGCGCTGACCGAGGAGATGGAGCGCGACGACCGTGTCATGGTCCTCGGCGAGGACGTCGGCCAGAAGGGCGGCGTGTTCCTGGTCACCGACGGTCTGCGGAAGCGCTTCGGCGAGGCACGCGTCATCGACACGCCGCTGGCCGAGTCATCGATCGCGGGTGTCGCGCTCGGCCTGGCCATCGCCGGCAAGAGGCCGGTGGCCGAGATGCAGTTCACCGACTTCACGCACATGGCGTTCAACCAGATCACCAACGAGATCGCCAAGTTTCGATATCGCAGCAACGGCGATTGGAGCGTGCCGATGGTCGTGCGGGCGCCGATGGGCGGCCACGCGCATGGCGCGCTCTACCACTCCCAGTCGATCGAGGCGCGCTTTGCCACCCCCGGGCTGAAGATCGTGATCCCGTCCAGCCCTTACGAGGCCAAGGGCCTGCTGCTGGCGGCGATGCGCGACCCCGATCCCGTCCTCTTCTTCGAGCACAAGCGGCTCTACCGCATGTTCAAAGAGGCGGTGCCGAAGGGCGAGTACCTCATCCCGCTGCAGGTCGCCCGTACCGTGCGAGAGGGAAGCGACATCTCGGTCTTCTGCTATGGACTGATGGTCCACTACGCGCTCGAGGCGGCCAAGAACCTCGAGGCCGACGGCGTCAGCGTCGAGATCGTCGACCTGCGGACGGTCTATCCGCTGGACAAGGACGCGATCATCGCCTCCGCACGCAAGACAGGCAAGTGCCTGGTCCTGTACGAGGACAACTTCAGCGTCTCGATCGGGTCTGAGATCGCGGCGCTCATCGCGGATCAGGCCTGGGGCTGGCTCGATGCCCCAGTCAAGCGGTTCGGCGGCCTTGACGTGCCGTCCATGCCCTACGCCGCGCCCATGGAGGAGTTCTTCATGCCGAACCCGGAGAAGATCACCCAGGCGCTGAGAGAGCTGGCGGCGTTCTAG
- the thpR gene encoding RNA 2',3'-cyclic phosphodiesterase, whose product MVHPGAGDQEAQAQAADRAAAAWRHRHGNAAHRSDRDTGRDQHHPAGQRRRRSRLGHRAFRLAAHRAQLLGAGALEEAGSLRVRAFFGLRLPDAQREALDRYLATCSAAAPDFRWTPAANLHLTVRFIGGADRALVDGIADRLGQTALAGFEVELGELGTFKRGRLTRVVWLGLRAGAAAAQTLAAQVEDECSRAGLAPEQRPFQPHLTLARARRRDGAVLPAVAAAPELEPWRAEELILYASHLSRSGAVYEPLRLLRLG is encoded by the coding sequence CTGGTTCATCCAGGCGCGGGAGATCAAGAAGCCCAAGCTCAAGCTGCCGACCGCGCTGCTGCTGCCTGGCGCCATCGTCATGGAAACGCTGCTCACCGATCCGATCGCGACACCGGACGAGATCAACACCATCCAGCTGGACAACGTCGCCGACGGTCTCGACTCGGTCACCGCGCATTTCGGCTGGCGGCCCACCGCGCCCAGCTCTTGGGTGCCGGCGCACTGGAAGAAGCGGGCTCGCTGAGGGTTCGCGCGTTCTTCGGGCTGCGGTTGCCCGACGCACAGCGCGAGGCCCTGGACCGCTACCTCGCCACGTGCTCGGCGGCGGCGCCCGATTTTCGATGGACGCCGGCGGCCAACCTGCACCTGACCGTGCGCTTCATCGGCGGTGCCGATCGCGCATTGGTGGACGGCATCGCCGACCGGCTCGGGCAGACCGCGCTGGCTGGTTTCGAGGTCGAGCTTGGCGAGCTCGGCACGTTCAAGCGGGGTCGGTTGACGCGGGTGGTCTGGCTTGGGCTGCGCGCCGGCGCGGCCGCGGCGCAGACGCTGGCGGCGCAGGTCGAGGACGAGTGCTCCAGGGCGGGGCTGGCTCCCGAACAGCGACCGTTTCAACCGCACCTGACACTGGCTCGCGCCCGGCGTCGGGACGGCGCGGTGCTGCCCGCCGTGGCGGCGGCGCCTGAGCTCGAGCCCTGGCGCGCGGAGGAGCTGATCCTGTACGCGAGCCACCTGAGCCGATCCGGGGCGGTCTACGAGCCGCTGCGCCTGCTGCGGCTAGGTTGA
- a CDS encoding 2-oxo acid dehydrogenase subunit E2, with protein sequence MATQRVVMPQLGESVHEGTISKWLVKPGERVVEFEPMLEVDTDKVNAEVPAPVTGILREILAQEGETVQAGAEIAVVEVGADGEAAQAPAPAQVTAAAPKPPAPPPPPAVAAPAAPASPPAELETGEHRYSPAVLLLASELKIELSRVTGTGIGGRVTKKDVREFSAAAKAAPAAPAPAPRFAPGEGDQVVQLTRVRRLIAENMTRSKTTIPHAWQTQEADMSGVVANRAANKSAFQKQEGFSLTYLPYVMAAAVSALREHPDVNATFNETELIVHRDINLGVSVGLEGTLVVPVVRRADGLSIAGLARAVNDLATRARNKQLKADDLTGGTFTVNNSGTFGTLFSYSVINPGQAGILTMEAIVERPVAVNGMIGIKPMMYLCFSFDHRVLDGLMAARFLTSCRKWLEAVTAESPVY encoded by the coding sequence ATGGCCACCCAAAGAGTCGTCATGCCCCAGCTCGGCGAGTCAGTCCACGAGGGGACCATCTCCAAGTGGCTCGTCAAGCCAGGGGAAAGGGTGGTCGAGTTCGAGCCGATGCTCGAGGTCGACACCGACAAGGTCAACGCCGAGGTGCCCGCACCGGTGACCGGCATCCTGCGCGAGATCCTGGCCCAAGAGGGCGAGACGGTCCAGGCCGGGGCCGAGATCGCGGTGGTGGAGGTCGGAGCCGACGGTGAGGCCGCCCAGGCGCCCGCGCCCGCCCAGGTGACGGCCGCCGCCCCCAAGCCACCGGCGCCGCCGCCGCCGCCCGCCGTCGCGGCGCCGGCCGCGCCCGCATCACCACCGGCGGAGCTCGAGACCGGCGAGCACCGCTACTCGCCGGCGGTGCTGCTGCTGGCCTCGGAGCTGAAGATCGAGCTCTCCAGGGTGACCGGGACCGGCATCGGCGGGCGTGTGACCAAGAAGGACGTGCGGGAGTTTTCGGCCGCGGCCAAAGCCGCCCCCGCGGCTCCCGCCCCCGCGCCCAGGTTCGCGCCGGGCGAGGGCGACCAGGTGGTGCAGCTCACCCGCGTCCGCCGGCTGATCGCCGAGAACATGACCCGTTCCAAGACCACCATCCCCCACGCCTGGCAGACCCAGGAGGCTGACATGTCGGGCGTGGTCGCGAACCGGGCCGCCAACAAATCGGCGTTCCAGAAGCAGGAAGGGTTCTCGCTGACCTACCTGCCGTACGTGATGGCGGCCGCGGTCTCAGCCCTCCGCGAGCATCCGGACGTGAACGCGACCTTCAACGAGACGGAGCTCATCGTCCATCGCGACATCAACCTTGGCGTCTCGGTCGGCCTGGAGGGCACGCTGGTCGTCCCGGTCGTCCGCCGCGCCGACGGCCTGTCGATCGCCGGCCTGGCCCGCGCGGTCAACGACCTTGCCACCCGTGCCCGCAACAAGCAGCTGAAGGCGGACGACCTCACCGGCGGGACGTTCACGGTGAACAACTCCGGGACCTTCGGGACCCTGTTCAGCTACTCGGTGATCAACCCGGGCCAGGCGGGGATCCTGACGATGGAGGCGATCGTCGAGCGTCCGGTCGCGGTCAACGGGATGATCGGCATCAAGCCGATGATGTACCTCTGCTTCTCCTTCGACCATCGCGTGCTCGACGGCCTGATGGCGGCGCGCTTCTTGACCTCCTGCCGCAAGTGGCTGGAGGCGGTGACGGCGGAGTCGCCGGTCTATTAG